The genomic stretch CAAAGACGTGGACATGACCCCTCAGCTAACCAGGATAAGAGGGCTTAAACCCCAGGCGGTCATCTGTTGGGGAACCAATCCTGGGCCGGCCATTGTGGCCAAAAACATGCGTCAGCTAGGGTTCAATGTTCCCCTTTATATGAGCCATGGAGTGGCCTCGAAAAAATTCATCCAGCTAGCCGGGCCAGCCGCTGAGGGAATTATCCTTCCGGCAGGGAAAATCTTGGTAGCCGATAAGCTTCCCGACTCTGACCCCCAGAAGGCCATCCTTTTAGAATACATTGCCAAATACAAGGCCCGCTACGGCCAGGAGCCGTCTGCCTTTGGTGGTCATGCCTATGACGCCCTTGGGCTTCTGGTAAGGGCCCTTAAGGAAGCCGGGGCCGACCGAGCCAAGATCAGACAGGCCCTGGAGAACATTAAAGGCTTTGTCGGAATCCATGGAATCTTCAATATGTCTCCCCAGGATCACAACGGTCTTGATGAAAAAGAGGCCTTTGTCATGGTGGTAATCAAAAACGGCAACTGGGAACTCCTCAAAGACTGATATCTTCAAAGGGCCCGGGGAAGAGCCCCCGGGCCCTGCCTTGATGGTCGCCCTTCCCTGTGGCATACTCCGGCCTCAAATCTCTGAGGCCTTTTCTCTATGAGTGAACTTCTACAATATCTGTTCTCCGGACTCACCAATGGGGCCATCTACGCCCTTATCGCCCTGGGCTTTACCATCATCTTTAACGCCACCGAGGTTATAAATTTCGCCCAGGGTGAATTTGTTATGTTGGGGGCCATGATTTTGGCCACCCTCTGCCAACACACCTCTCTCCCCCTGCCCCTGGCCTTTGTGATCACCATGGCCATTGTGGCCGCAGTGGGAGTAATGATGGAACGCCTCACCATTAGGCCCGCCAGAAAGGCCAGCCCCCTGGTTCTGATCATCATCACCATTGGGGTATCCATCCTCATCAAGGGAGTGGCCATGCTTATCTGGGGCAAAGACCCTTTACCTGTTCCGGCCTTCTCCGGTGAGAAGCCCATATTCATTATGGGAGCCACCCTGATCCCCCAAGGCCTCTGGGTCCTGGGGGTAGGGCTGGTAGCTGTAGCCCTTACCCAGTGGTTCTTTCAGGGAACCATTATGGGTAAGGCCATGAGGGCCTGCGCTGTGAGTCAGCGGGCAGCCAGCCTGATAGGGATTAACGTCTCCCCTCTTGTTCTCATCTCCTTTGCCTTGAGTGCAGCCACCTCGGCCATTGCCGGCATGGTCATCTCACCCATTACCTTTGCCACCTATGATATGGGCACCATGCTGGGCCTCAAGGGCTTTTGCGCCGCTGTTCTAGGCGGCCTGGGAAGTGGATTGGGGTCCATAATGGGAGGCTTCCTTTTGGGGATCCTTGAGTCCTTAGCCGCTGGCTTGATATCTTCGGCCTATAAAGACGCCGTGGCCTTCTTCATCCTCATCTTGGTGCTCCTTCTCCGTCCCCAGGGTCTTTTCGGACTCAAGGAGGTTAAGAAGCTCTGATGCCTGGCTTCAAGAAGGATCACCTCGGAGTTTTAGGACTTTTGGTCTTTACCCTGGTGGTTCCTTTTGCCATCCAAAATGACTATCACCTTAACGTCTTGGTTATCCTGGGCATAAACGCCATTATCGTCGTAGGACTATCTCTCCTCATGGGCTATGCCGGTCAGGTCTCCCTTGGACATGCCGCCTTCTACGGTTTAGGGGCCTATACTTCAGGGATCTTGACCGCCACCTATGGTCTCAACCAGCCCCTGGCTTGGCTGGCCGCGCTCTGTTTTTCCGCTCTGGTGGCCTTAATCCTGGCCCTGGCGACCCTGAGGCTAAAGGGACATTATCTGGCCATGGCCACCCTCGGCTTTGGGGTCATTGTCTATGTCTTCTTTAAGGAGATGACCTGGCTCACCGGCGGGCCCTCTGGTCTGGTGGGCATCCCCTTGCTCAAGATCATGGGCCATGAGCTAACCAAACCGGTGGAATATTTTCTTCTTATCTGGGGGATCCTGACTTTTGTTTGTTTCATGGCGGTAAATCTGGTGGATTCTCCCTTCGGCAAATCCCTTATGGCCATCCACACCAGCGAGGCTGCGGCCCAGGCCATGGGCATTAATACCATGAGACTCAAGGTGATTGTCTTTGTGCTCAGCGCTGTTCTGGCCGCCCTGGCCGGTGTCCTTTACGCCCATTTCGTTACCTTTATCTCCCCTACTTCCTTTGGTTTTATCTTCTCTGTCAAGCTAGTGACCATGGTGGTCATTGGAGGAATGGCCAATCTCTGGGGGGCCCTAGCCGGCACAGTCCTTCTAACGGTGCTGCCAGAGTTCTTAGTAGTTCTGGAAGACTATGACGTAATAGTCTTTGGTCTCATCCTGGTAGTGGTGATGATTTTCATGCCTGAAGGCCTCATTCGGGGTCTTTTAGCCCTAACCAGAGGAGGAAACCTGTGGCGAACCAGGTAATTCTCTCGGTAAAGGGGCTTCAGAAGGCCTTCGGCGGCCTTATGGCCGTATCCCAGGTGGATTTCGACATCCGGGCCGGGCAAATAAAGGCCCTTATTGGCCCCAATGGTAGCGGCAAGACCACCACCTTTAACCTCATCACCGGCCATTATCGACCAGATGCAGGGGAGATCCTCTTTGAGGGAGAACAGATCACCGTACTGCCGCCCCACGAAATTGCCCGCCGTGGCATCGCCCGAACATTCCAGAACCTGGAACTTTTTGAGAACATGACCGTCTTAGAAAATGTTCTCATCGGTCTCTACCTCCGGGCCGGAGTAAGCACCCTTGGGGCCCTGGTAAGGGCGCCCTCTTGGTGGCGCAAGGAAAAGGCTGCCCAAGATAAGGCCCTGGAGATCTTAGAACGCTTCGGTTTGGCCGCCAGGGCCCAAGAGCCGGTGGCCAACCTGCCCTTCGGACTCCAGCGCTTTGTGGAGATCGCCCGGGCCCTGGCCACCTCTCCCAAGGTCCTCCTTCTGGATGAGGCCGCCTCCGGCCTTGACGGCCGGGAGAAGGAAATCCTCTGTGAACATATCCTGGAGATACGTCGCTCCGGGGTCACCATCTTCATGGTCGAACACGACATGAATATGACCATGAACCTGGCTGAAGAGGTGGTGGTTCTCGACCATGGTCAGAAGATAGCCGAAGGCACCCCTCGGGAGATCCAGCGTCATCCAGAGGTCATCGCCGTCTATCTGGGGTAGCTGTCATGCTGAAGATCAAAAATCTTTACACTGCCTATGGAAGGATTCTGGTCTTAAAGAATGTCTCTCTTCATGTGGATCGGGGAGAGATAGTCTGTCTCATAGGGGCCAACGGAGCCGGGAAGACCACCCTGCTCCTGACCGTCTCCGGCCTGGTTTCAGCCCGGGAAGGAGAGATTTTCTTTGAAGGGGTCCCCATCCACCACCTTGCTCCCCATCAAATTGTCCGCCTGGGAATCTCCCAGGTGCCTGAAGGTCGCCAGATATTCGCTCCCCTTACTGTCCGGGAGAACCTGGAGCTGGGGGCCTATCATCGCTGGCGTCAGGAGGGCAAGAGGGCCGTTCTGGCCGATTTGGAAGAAGTCTATCGGCTCTTTCCTCGCCTTAAAGAACGCGAAAAACAGCTTGCGGGAACCCTTTCCGGTGGAGAACAGCAAATGTTGGCCATTGGTCGGGCCTTTATGGCTCGCCCCAAACTGCTGCTCCTTGATGAGCCTTCCCTGGGGCTGGCCCCTAAGCTGGTGGACTTTATCATGGAAAAGATCCTGGAGCTCAATCGCCAAGGGTTGACCATTCTCATTGTGGAACAAAACGCCCGCCGGGCCCTGGAGATCGCCCACCGGGGCTATGTGCTTGAGACTGGACGCATTGTGCTCCAGGGATCCGCCCAGGAGCTGGCCCTAGATGAAGATGTCCGTCGAGCCTACCTGGGCCGAGACTATAAAGAATTTGCGGAGGTCTGAGATGGACCGCAATATCGAACACCTTTCCCCAGAAGACCTTAACCAATGGCAGGCCGAACTCCTCCAGAGCACCATTAACCGTGTCTATGAGCGGGTCCCCTTTTATCGCAAACTTATGGACGAGGCCGGAATCGGGCCAGAGGAGATAAAAGGCCTTGAGGATATCACCCGCCTACCTTTCACCACCCGCCAGGAACTGGCAGCAAACTATCCCTACGATCACTTTGCCGTACCCCTGAAAGACATCATCCGCATCCACGTTTTCCCCGGAGTCCACGAACGACCAGTGGTCAGGGGCTACACTCGAGCCGATGTCCTGGCCCGCCAGGAACTGGTTACCCGTTTTCTCAAGGCCTGCGGGGTAGGCCCGGAGGACATCGTTCAGATATGCCTTGAAAGAGGCATGGCTGTCTGGGGAGAGGAACTTCGCCAGGGGGCCGAGTCCCTGGGAGCAGTAGTTATTCCCCCGGACCCGGTTTCGCCGGCCAACCAGCTCCTGGTCATGGGGGATTTTAAGACCAGCGTCCTTATCACCACCCCTTCATATGGGCTTCATCTCCTGGATTGGCTGCGGGAAAACGGGGTTAAGAAACCCCTTTTTCTCAGGAGAGGCATCTTTGTAGGAGAGACCTTGACCGATTCGGCCCGCAGAGAGCTTGAGGAAGGGTTCGGCATCGAGGCCCTATCGGGCTATGGCATCATTGAGGCCGCCGGCCCTGGCATGGCCTATGAATGCGAGGCGCGAGACGGACTCCATCTGGCCGCCGACCACATCATCGCTGAGATTATTGATCCCGAAAGCCAGGCCCCCCTTCCCCCTGGAGAAGAGGGAGAGCTGGTGGTCACCACCCTTTCAGTTAAGGCCAACCCCCTTATCCGCTTCCGCACCGGGGATCGAACAAAGATCATCCCAGAGAAGTGCCCCTGCGGCCGCACCACTCCGCGGATTGCCCCTATTAGTGGGCGCACCGACGAACTTCTGGTTATCAGGGGAGTTAAGCTTTCGCGGGAGATTCTGGGCAAACTGATCTCCCAAACCCTAAAAGAGAGGGAGGTCTCCTTTGAGGTAGAGATCAAAACCAGACGTCATCTTCAGACCTTAGAGATAAAAATAGCCATGTCACCTGATATTTTTGTCGAGAGCATCCCCGGTCTTCACCAGCGTCTTTCCCAGGTGGAGGCGGCCATTCTGGAGACGGTGGGCCTCCCCGTCAAGGTGACCTTCGTTGAGGCCACCTCCCGTAATGGCTAAAAGAAGAGCCCTGTCCCCTGCCCTCCCTCATGTCCCTTACGGGGGGTGGGAAGAAACTCCACGGAGGGTTGCTGTCTTACCGGCTGGGGAAAGAGGCTCATCAGCTGGTAGATCTCCGTAGGCATGTCCTTACTTACCGGAAGCCCCAGACGCTGGGCCTCATCAAAGGTGATGGGATAATCGTGGGTCCAGCGGCCCTGAGAGAGCGTCTCGGCCAGCTCCTCCACCCTTTGGGGCTCATATTTGCCGGCCAGAAGCTCCGAGAGGTTGGCCTTCATCTGCCTTAAGGCCTTTTCGGCCATGTCAGCCATAATCAAGGTCTGATCATCGACTTTATCCAGAGGCTTTTCCCTGACCACCCGAACCAGAGAAGCCGCCGGAAACTGACCAAGCTGAGGGTCCACCGGACCAAGGACGGCGTGCTCGTCCATGACAATCTCATCAGCAGCCAAGGCGATAAGGGTGCCTCCACTCATGGCGTAGTGGGGGATAAAGGCCGTTACCTTGGCAGGGTGGCGCTTAACGGCCCGGGCTATTTGAAGGGCTGCCAGCACTAACCCTCCCGGGGTATGAAGAATCAGGTCAATGGGGACGTCCTTATCGGTGAGGTGAATAGCCCTGATGACCTGCTCAGAATCATTGACGTCTATGTAACGAACAATGGGAAAACCAAGGAGACTCATGGTCTCCTGACGATGCACCAGGAGTATAACCCGTGAACCCCGAGATTTTTCGATCTTGGCGATCATTCGCTGTCTGGCCGCCTCCAGAAAACGCTGCCTCAAGATGGGCTGAAGGGCGGTAATCATAAAAAACAGCCAGAAAATATCAAAAACGTTCATCTCTTGCCTCCGAGGTCAACGATAGTTTTGGTGTCCCTGGGGCCAGTTAACCCCCCAGGGTATAGATTCGTCTGGATAGTAGCGACACGGTCTCCCCCGACTGAGGAAGAAACGATAAAGGATAACTCCGGCCACGAACCCTCCGACATGGGCCCACCAGGCGATTCCTCCGTGGGCGGCCGGCAAGGCCAGACTCAGGGTGCCACTGGTAAGCTGGATGAGGAACCAGAGACCCAGATAAAGGATGGCCGGAAGTTCAAAGAAGAAGGGAAAGAAAAATATAGGAATCATAACAATTATGCGGGCCAGGGGGAAAAGGGCATAGTAGGCCCCCATGACGCCAGATATAGCCCCCGAGGCTCCGATAGTGGGAACAGTAGAATGAGGGTTTAAAAGCACGTGGACCACCCCGGCAGCCAGGCCGCAGAGGAGATAGAAGATCAGAAAACGCCAGGGCCCCATCTGATCTTCGACGTTGTCGCCGAAGATCCAGAGTGTCCACATATTGCCAATGAAGTGGACCCAGCTTCCGTGAAGAAACATGGAGGTAAGAAAGGGCCAGTAGTCATCCATGGCCAGCCCAAACCAAACGGCCCAGTCAGGGTGGGTATAGCGGGCCGGGACTATACCAAACAGGTAGAAAAAATGCTCCAGACTCTCCCTGGGGAGACTGAGCTCGTAGAGAAAGACCAGGGTGTTAAGACCAATAAGGCCCCAGGTAACAAGAGGGGGACACCTTCTGGGAATGCTGTCCTGAATAGGTATCATCTCGGCAAAAGATAAGCCCGCCCTAAAAACTGACAAGGGGTTAACCCAAGGCCCCGATGGCCACCCCTCTTACTGCCTTACGGGCGTTCTCGCTTATTTCTATTAAGCGGGGGAGATCTTCCTCCCTGACCTCGTAGATCTCAAAGGGTTTGTCCAGCCCGCTCTGGATCTCCGGAGGCAGGAGAGACAGAAGGGCTGAATCTCGCCGAAGCCCTCTCAGGGCCTGACGCCCCCTCTGACGATAGATTTCTACCATCAGGGCAATCACCCGGACATCATAGGCCACCACGGCCACCTCCGCCGCCCGGAGGGCATAGCGATTCCCGTTAAAGGAGACCGAAAGCCCTCCTGCCCGCCGCACCTCCTCAAGGGCCGGAGCATCGGTAATGCTGTCTCCCACGTAGATGGCCGATGAAAGCGGAAGCCCCACCCTTTGAGCCGCTTCTTCTGTGGCTCGGGCCTTCTCCTGCCCCCCGACAGGATTGACCTCCTTTAGAAGGCGCCCTACCGAAAGTCGCGGAAGAAGAGAAAAGAATATCTCATCCAGACGCTCAAAGACCTGACGCATCTCAGGCTCGAGATCATCCGGCCCCTTGGCCCCCTCAGGCCAATCCAGAAGAGGCATGGCGGCGATCTCCTGGGCCAGCTCCTCAAGAATTCGCCTTTCTTCTTCGGAAAGCCCCTGGGAGTCAAGATCAACCTCGGTGCAGAAGACATTCTCCGGAGGGAAGGAACAGGCCTCACAGAGGGCATCAAGATAGGGACGATAGCTGGTAGAGATAATAAAGGTAGGGTACCTCTCTTTAGCCCAGGCCAGAAACTCGCAGGCCCCGGGAAGAAGCCTCAAAGTCTTGCGAGAAAAGCGCCGGATCTCCTGATTGGTAAGGCCAAAGGCCTTAAAAAAGGGAAGGATAAGGCGCAAGGTGTCCCCGGCCTTATAACCGGGGCGTTTGAGGACATCGGCCAGAAAGTCATCGTATCGGCTCACCCGG from Thermosulfuriphilus ammonigenes encodes the following:
- a CDS encoding branched-chain amino acid ABC transporter permease — translated: MSELLQYLFSGLTNGAIYALIALGFTIIFNATEVINFAQGEFVMLGAMILATLCQHTSLPLPLAFVITMAIVAAVGVMMERLTIRPARKASPLVLIIITIGVSILIKGVAMLIWGKDPLPVPAFSGEKPIFIMGATLIPQGLWVLGVGLVAVALTQWFFQGTIMGKAMRACAVSQRAASLIGINVSPLVLISFALSAATSAIAGMVISPITFATYDMGTMLGLKGFCAAVLGGLGSGLGSIMGGFLLGILESLAAGLISSAYKDAVAFFILILVLLLRPQGLFGLKEVKKL
- a CDS encoding branched-chain amino acid ABC transporter permease, with the protein product MPGFKKDHLGVLGLLVFTLVVPFAIQNDYHLNVLVILGINAIIVVGLSLLMGYAGQVSLGHAAFYGLGAYTSGILTATYGLNQPLAWLAALCFSALVALILALATLRLKGHYLAMATLGFGVIVYVFFKEMTWLTGGPSGLVGIPLLKIMGHELTKPVEYFLLIWGILTFVCFMAVNLVDSPFGKSLMAIHTSEAAAQAMGINTMRLKVIVFVLSAVLAALAGVLYAHFVTFISPTSFGFIFSVKLVTMVVIGGMANLWGALAGTVLLTVLPEFLVVLEDYDVIVFGLILVVVMIFMPEGLIRGLLALTRGGNLWRTR
- a CDS encoding ABC transporter ATP-binding protein, with product MANQVILSVKGLQKAFGGLMAVSQVDFDIRAGQIKALIGPNGSGKTTTFNLITGHYRPDAGEILFEGEQITVLPPHEIARRGIARTFQNLELFENMTVLENVLIGLYLRAGVSTLGALVRAPSWWRKEKAAQDKALEILERFGLAARAQEPVANLPFGLQRFVEIARALATSPKVLLLDEAASGLDGREKEILCEHILEIRRSGVTIFMVEHDMNMTMNLAEEVVVLDHGQKIAEGTPREIQRHPEVIAVYLG
- a CDS encoding ABC transporter ATP-binding protein; amino-acid sequence: MLKIKNLYTAYGRILVLKNVSLHVDRGEIVCLIGANGAGKTTLLLTVSGLVSAREGEIFFEGVPIHHLAPHQIVRLGISQVPEGRQIFAPLTVRENLELGAYHRWRQEGKRAVLADLEEVYRLFPRLKEREKQLAGTLSGGEQQMLAIGRAFMARPKLLLLDEPSLGLAPKLVDFIMEKILELNRQGLTILIVEQNARRALEIAHRGYVLETGRIVLQGSAQELALDEDVRRAYLGRDYKEFAEV
- a CDS encoding phenylacetate--CoA ligase family protein encodes the protein MKMSVEPTWAETIKNLRRSEMDRNIEHLSPEDLNQWQAELLQSTINRVYERVPFYRKLMDEAGIGPEEIKGLEDITRLPFTTRQELAANYPYDHFAVPLKDIIRIHVFPGVHERPVVRGYTRADVLARQELVTRFLKACGVGPEDIVQICLERGMAVWGEELRQGAESLGAVVIPPDPVSPANQLLVMGDFKTSVLITTPSYGLHLLDWLRENGVKKPLFLRRGIFVGETLTDSARRELEEGFGIEALSGYGIIEAAGPGMAYECEARDGLHLAADHIIAEIIDPESQAPLPPGEEGELVVTTLSVKANPLIRFRTGDRTKIIPEKCPCGRTTPRIAPISGRTDELLVIRGVKLSREILGKLISQTLKEREVSFEVEIKTRRHLQTLEIKIAMSPDIFVESIPGLHQRLSQVEAAILETVGLPVKVTFVEATSRNG
- a CDS encoding SDH family Clp fold serine proteinase is translated as MNVFDIFWLFFMITALQPILRQRFLEAARQRMIAKIEKSRGSRVILLVHRQETMSLLGFPIVRYIDVNDSEQVIRAIHLTDKDVPIDLILHTPGGLVLAALQIARAVKRHPAKVTAFIPHYAMSGGTLIALAADEIVMDEHAVLGPVDPQLGQFPAASLVRVVREKPLDKVDDQTLIMADMAEKALRQMKANLSELLAGKYEPQRVEELAETLSQGRWTHDYPITFDEAQRLGLPVSKDMPTEIYQLMSLFPQPVRQQPSVEFLPTPRKGHEGGQGTGLFF
- a CDS encoding rhomboid family intramembrane serine protease, which translates into the protein MIPIQDSIPRRCPPLVTWGLIGLNTLVFLYELSLPRESLEHFFYLFGIVPARYTHPDWAVWFGLAMDDYWPFLTSMFLHGSWVHFIGNMWTLWIFGDNVEDQMGPWRFLIFYLLCGLAAGVVHVLLNPHSTVPTIGASGAISGVMGAYYALFPLARIIVMIPIFFFPFFFELPAILYLGLWFLIQLTSGTLSLALPAAHGGIAWWAHVGGFVAGVILYRFFLSRGRPCRYYPDESIPWGVNWPQGHQNYR
- a CDS encoding haloacid dehalogenase-like hydrolase, whose protein sequence is MSDLPRLFICLDCEGPITQNDNAFEMAEAFIPHGGGFFARVSRYDDFLADVLKRPGYKAGDTLRLILPFFKAFGLTNQEIRRFSRKTLRLLPGACEFLAWAKERYPTFIISTSYRPYLDALCEACSFPPENVFCTEVDLDSQGLSEEERRILEELAQEIAAMPLLDWPEGAKGPDDLEPEMRQVFERLDEIFFSLLPRLSVGRLLKEVNPVGGQEKARATEEAAQRVGLPLSSAIYVGDSITDAPALEEVRRAGGLSVSFNGNRYALRAAEVAVVAYDVRVIALMVEIYRQRGRQALRGLRRDSALLSLLPPEIQSGLDKPFEIYEVREEDLPRLIEISENARKAVRGVAIGALG